The following are from one region of the Edwardsiella tarda ATCC 15947 = NBRC 105688 genome:
- a CDS encoding YcbK family protein, with amino-acid sequence MEPIDFQRRKWLALGGAAIGFALLPGVAQATLSTPRPRVLVLNNLNTGERLRAEFFDGQAYIPEELARLNHFFRDYRANQVKRIDPRLFDQIFRLQLLLGNQKPIQLVSGYRSPLTNRELRARSRGVAKQSYHTKGQAMDFHIEGVALANIRKAALKMRAGGVGYYPRSNFVHIDTGPVRSW; translated from the coding sequence ATGGAACCGATAGACTTTCAACGCCGTAAATGGTTGGCGCTCGGTGGTGCGGCAATAGGATTTGCCCTGCTGCCGGGGGTAGCCCAGGCGACCCTTTCGACGCCGCGCCCGCGTGTGCTGGTGCTCAATAATCTCAATACGGGTGAGCGGTTGCGCGCCGAGTTCTTCGATGGCCAAGCCTATATTCCGGAAGAGCTGGCACGTCTCAACCATTTCTTCCGCGATTACCGCGCCAATCAGGTAAAGCGCATCGATCCGCGCCTGTTCGATCAGATCTTTCGCCTGCAACTGTTGTTGGGCAATCAGAAGCCGATCCAGTTGGTCTCCGGCTATCGCTCACCGCTTACCAACCGCGAGCTGCGCGCGCGTAGCCGTGGGGTGGCTAAGCAGAGCTACCATACCAAGGGGCAGGCGATGGACTTCCATATCGAGGGAGTCGCGTTGGCCAACATCCGCAAGGCGGCGCTGAAGATGCGAGCCGGCGGTGTGGGGTATTATCCGCGCAGTAACTTTGTCCATATCGATACCGGGCCGGTCAGGAGTTGGTGA
- a CDS encoding MBL fold metallo-hydrolase: protein MKYHIIPVTAFQQNCTLLWCEQTREAAVVDPGGESAKILREIAARDLTVTQILLTHGHIDHVGAAARLAQTLSVPIYGPQQEDQYWLEQLSQQADMFGFTDCQPFMPTRWLQQGDELTVGKERLAVLHCPGHTPGHVVYFCEQARLAQVGDVLFRGSIGRSDFAGGNHQDLINSIWTRLFTLGDDVAFIPGHGPMSTIGEERRSNPYVRDEPENW from the coding sequence ATGAAATATCACATCATTCCGGTTACGGCCTTCCAGCAAAACTGCACCCTGCTGTGGTGCGAGCAGACACGAGAGGCGGCGGTCGTCGATCCCGGCGGGGAGAGCGCCAAAATCTTGCGGGAAATCGCCGCACGTGACTTGACGGTGACTCAGATCCTGTTGACCCATGGCCATATCGATCATGTTGGCGCGGCGGCGCGTCTGGCGCAGACCCTATCGGTGCCGATCTACGGTCCGCAGCAGGAAGATCAATATTGGCTGGAGCAGCTGTCGCAGCAGGCCGATATGTTTGGCTTTACCGACTGTCAGCCGTTTATGCCGACCCGCTGGCTGCAACAGGGCGATGAGCTGACGGTAGGCAAGGAGCGTTTGGCGGTCTTGCATTGTCCGGGCCATACGCCGGGCCATGTGGTCTATTTCTGCGAGCAGGCACGCCTGGCGCAGGTGGGGGATGTGCTATTTCGTGGCAGCATCGGGCGTAGCGACTTTGCTGGCGGTAACCATCAAGATCTGATCAATAGCATCTGGACCCGGTTGTTCACCCTGGGCGACGATGTGGCGTTTATCCCGGGTCATGGTCCGATGTCGACCATCGGCGAGGAGCGGCGTAGCAATCCCTATGTGCGTGACGAGCCAGAAAACTGGTAG
- the fliR gene encoding flagellar biosynthetic protein FliR, which translates to MITFDPAQLTLLLGQFFWPFVRLLALYSTAPLLGEKAIPRKVRIALAALTAFLIAPQLPPTTITLASGGALWLAIQQILIGCAIGLTMQLAFAAVRLAGEVIGMQMGLSFATFFDPSGGPNMPVLARLLNLLMLLLFLCFNGHLWIISLLSDSFHTLPLSTAPLAGNGFLALAQSGHLIFLNGMMLALPLITLLLTLNMALGLLNRMTPQLSIFVVGFPLTLTIGMLTLGMLIPMLAPFTEHMLQTLFDRLAVILSEMHAP; encoded by the coding sequence ATGATCACCTTCGATCCCGCCCAGCTCACGCTGTTACTCGGGCAGTTTTTCTGGCCCTTCGTGCGTCTACTGGCGCTATACAGCACCGCACCGCTGCTGGGCGAGAAAGCGATCCCGCGTAAGGTCCGCATCGCCCTGGCGGCGCTGACCGCCTTTCTGATCGCCCCCCAGTTACCGCCGACCACCATCACCCTGGCCAGTGGCGGCGCCCTGTGGCTGGCGATCCAGCAGATCCTCATCGGCTGTGCCATCGGCCTGACCATGCAGCTGGCCTTCGCCGCGGTGCGCCTGGCTGGCGAGGTGATCGGCATGCAAATGGGGCTATCGTTCGCCACCTTCTTCGACCCCTCCGGCGGCCCCAACATGCCGGTGCTGGCGCGACTGCTCAATCTGCTGATGCTGCTACTGTTCTTGTGCTTCAACGGCCATCTGTGGATCATCTCGCTGCTGTCCGACAGCTTCCATACCCTGCCGCTCTCCACGGCACCGCTGGCGGGGAATGGCTTTCTCGCCTTGGCGCAGAGCGGTCACCTGATCTTCCTCAACGGCATGATGTTGGCCTTGCCGCTCATCACCCTGCTGTTAACGCTGAACATGGCGCTGGGGTTGCTCAACCGCATGACGCCTCAGCTCTCCATCTTCGTGGTCGGTTTTCCCCTGACCCTGACCATCGGCATGCTGACCCTCGGGATGTTGATCCCGATGCTGGCCCCCTTTACCGAGCACATGCTGCAAACGCTCTTCGACCGCCTGGCGGTGATCCTCAGCGAGATGCACGCCCCCTAA
- the fliQ gene encoding flagellar biosynthesis protein FliQ, with protein sequence MTPESVMALGYQAMKVGLALATPLLLAALISGLLISLLQAATQINEMTLSFIPKILAVFATLVVAGPWMLSLLLDYMRTLFSSLPNLIG encoded by the coding sequence ATGACACCCGAATCGGTAATGGCCCTGGGCTATCAGGCGATGAAAGTGGGGCTGGCGCTGGCCACCCCGTTGCTATTGGCGGCGTTGATCAGTGGCCTGCTGATCAGCCTGTTGCAGGCGGCGACGCAGATCAACGAGATGACGCTATCGTTTATCCCCAAGATCCTCGCCGTCTTCGCCACCCTGGTGGTGGCGGGTCCCTGGATGCTAAGCCTGCTGCTAGACTATATGCGCACCCTCTTCAGCAGCCTGCCGAATCTGATCGGCTAG
- the fliP gene encoding flagellar type III secretion system pore protein FliP (The bacterial flagellar biogenesis protein FliP forms a type III secretion system (T3SS)-type pore required for flagellar assembly.), with the protein MRRILRYTLLPGLLLCAPAALAQLPGIISQPLAHGGQSWSLPVQTLVFLTSLSFLPAVLLLMTSFTRIIIVLGLLRNALGTPSAPPNQVLLGLALFLTFFIMSPVLDKIYQDAYQPFSEQKISMETALERGAKPLRAFMLRQTRETDLALFARLAKQPQMQGPEDVPLRILLPAYVTSELKTAFQIGFTVFIPFLIIDLVVASVLMALGMMMVPPATISLPFKLMLFVLVDGWQLLLGSLAQSFYT; encoded by the coding sequence ATGCGGCGTATCCTGCGTTATACCCTGCTGCCGGGGCTACTACTCTGTGCGCCGGCGGCGCTGGCCCAGTTGCCCGGCATCATCAGTCAACCGCTTGCCCACGGTGGGCAAAGCTGGTCACTGCCGGTGCAGACGCTGGTCTTCCTGACCTCGCTCAGCTTCCTGCCCGCCGTGTTGCTGTTGATGACCAGCTTCACACGGATCATCATCGTCCTCGGTCTGCTCCGCAACGCGTTGGGTACCCCCTCCGCGCCGCCAAACCAGGTATTGCTGGGGCTGGCACTGTTCCTGACCTTCTTCATCATGTCGCCGGTACTCGACAAGATCTATCAGGATGCCTATCAGCCCTTCAGTGAACAGAAGATCAGCATGGAGACAGCCCTGGAGCGTGGCGCTAAGCCCCTGCGCGCCTTCATGCTGCGCCAGACGCGAGAGACCGATCTAGCCCTGTTTGCTCGCCTGGCAAAACAGCCGCAGATGCAGGGGCCGGAAGATGTCCCGCTGCGCATCCTGCTGCCGGCCTATGTCACCAGCGAGTTGAAGACGGCGTTCCAGATCGGCTTTACCGTCTTCATTCCGTTCCTGATCATCGACCTGGTGGTCGCCAGCGTATTGATGGCGCTGGGGATGATGATGGTCCCGCCAGCCACCATCTCGCTGCCCTTTAAACTGATGCTATTCGTCCTGGTGGATGGCTGGCAACTGCTACTCGGCTCCCTGGCGCAGAGCTTCTACACCTAA
- the fliO gene encoding flagellar biosynthetic protein FliO: MSTAIAALPSAPALPTESVLTQVGGTLGGILLLILVLAWLAKRLGFVARPRGERLLNVRASCNLGQRERLVVVEVDNQCLLLGVTAHTITPLHTFEAPPTPTSPRAGKQAQAASFQQLLRQAARQRFGRNKENS, from the coding sequence ATGTCAACCGCCATCGCCGCGCTACCCAGCGCCCCCGCCTTACCGACGGAGAGCGTACTGACCCAAGTGGGCGGTACGCTGGGCGGTATTCTGCTGCTGATCCTGGTACTGGCTTGGCTGGCGAAACGCCTCGGCTTCGTCGCCCGCCCGCGTGGCGAGCGGCTGCTCAACGTGCGCGCCAGTTGTAACCTCGGCCAGCGCGAACGGCTGGTCGTCGTCGAAGTCGACAACCAATGTCTGCTGCTGGGCGTCACCGCCCACACCATTACTCCTCTGCATACCTTCGAGGCACCGCCGACGCCAACCTCGCCTCGCGCAGGCAAGCAGGCGCAGGCCGCCTCGTTCCAGCAGTTATTGCGCCAGGCCGCTCGCCAGCGATTTGGCCGAAACAAAGAGAACTCCTGA
- the fliN gene encoding flagellar motor switch protein FliN, with protein MSDANKPSADAQDDAADLWAEAMGEQQAASQHSGDIFQNLEEGATLGSSAGQDIDLILDIPVKLTVELGRTKMTIKELLRLSQGSVVSLDGLAGEPLDVLINGYLIAQGEVVVVNDKFGVRITDIITPSERMRRLSR; from the coding sequence ATGAGTGACGCCAACAAGCCGTCAGCTGACGCTCAGGATGACGCCGCCGACCTGTGGGCGGAAGCTATGGGAGAACAACAGGCCGCCAGTCAACACAGCGGTGATATCTTCCAGAATCTGGAAGAGGGGGCAACCCTGGGGAGCAGTGCCGGCCAAGATATCGATCTGATCCTCGACATCCCGGTAAAACTGACCGTGGAGCTGGGTCGTACCAAGATGACCATCAAGGAGCTGCTGCGCCTGTCGCAGGGCTCTGTCGTGTCGCTGGACGGGCTGGCGGGCGAACCGCTGGATGTGCTGATCAACGGCTATCTGATCGCCCAAGGGGAAGTGGTGGTCGTCAACGACAAGTTCGGTGTACGTATTACCGACATTATCACCCCCTCCGAGCGCATGCGCCGTCTGAGTCGCTGA
- the fliM gene encoding flagellar motor switch protein FliM — MSDSILSQAEIDALLNGDSDAAPSEQHASLEHRDGEVRPYDPTTQRRVVRERLQALEIVNERFARQFRMGLFNLLRRSPDITVGAVRIQPYHEFARNLPVPTNLNLVHLKPLRGTALMVFEPSLVFMAVDNLFGGDGRFPTKVDGREFTHTEQRVIQRMLRLALDAYRDAWGAIFKLEVEYVRSEIQVKFTNITTSPNDIVVTTPFTVEVGALSGEFNICIPFSMIEPLRELLVNPPLENSKQEDQHWRDTLSKQVQHSELELVANFVDIPLRLSDVLKLQVGDVLPIDRPDRLIANVDGVPVLTCQYGCYHGQYALRVEKMINPILDVTSRGNSDE, encoded by the coding sequence ATGTCCGATAGCATTCTGTCTCAAGCCGAAATAGACGCGCTGCTCAATGGCGACAGCGATGCCGCGCCCAGCGAGCAGCATGCGTCCCTAGAACATCGCGATGGCGAGGTTCGCCCCTATGATCCCACCACGCAACGCCGCGTGGTGCGCGAACGCCTACAGGCGTTAGAGATCGTTAACGAGCGTTTCGCCCGTCAATTCCGTATGGGGCTGTTTAACCTGCTACGGCGCAGCCCCGACATCACCGTCGGTGCGGTACGCATCCAGCCCTATCATGAGTTTGCCCGCAACCTGCCGGTACCGACCAACCTCAACCTGGTCCACCTGAAGCCGCTACGCGGCACGGCATTGATGGTCTTCGAACCCAGCCTGGTCTTTATGGCGGTGGATAACCTGTTCGGTGGCGATGGCCGTTTCCCGACCAAGGTGGATGGGCGTGAATTTACCCATACCGAACAACGGGTGATCCAGCGCATGCTACGCCTGGCTCTCGATGCCTATCGTGATGCCTGGGGGGCCATCTTCAAGCTGGAGGTCGAATACGTCCGTTCGGAGATCCAGGTGAAGTTTACCAATATCACCACCTCGCCTAACGATATCGTCGTCACCACGCCCTTTACCGTGGAAGTCGGCGCGCTAAGCGGGGAGTTCAACATCTGCATTCCCTTCTCGATGATCGAACCGTTGCGCGAACTGCTGGTCAACCCCCCGCTGGAGAACTCCAAGCAGGAGGATCAGCACTGGCGCGATACGCTCAGCAAGCAGGTGCAGCATTCCGAACTGGAGCTGGTCGCTAACTTTGTCGATATTCCGCTACGTCTCTCCGACGTACTCAAGTTACAGGTTGGCGACGTGCTACCCATCGATCGGCCGGATCGACTGATCGCCAATGTCGACGGTGTACCGGTGTTAACCTGCCAATATGGCTGCTACCACGGCCAATACGCACTACGCGTAGAAAAAATGATTAATCCTATTTTAGATGTGACTTCGCGAGGAAATTCCGATGAGTGA
- the fliL gene encoding flagellar basal body-associated protein FliL produces MSDMSLPNRSGKRRKWVLILLVILAALAAGGGYFGWHYYQQSQSHVAKQAPAPLPVFMALDPFTVNLLGNDDDSDRVLYVGITLRLPNELTRKRLNDYLPEVRSRLLLLLSRQQASALATEQGKKALMDEIKATLRAPVINGQAGQVVNDVMFTAFILR; encoded by the coding sequence ATGTCTGATATGTCACTCCCTAACCGCTCCGGAAAACGGCGCAAATGGGTATTGATCCTGTTGGTGATCTTGGCCGCGCTGGCCGCCGGCGGCGGCTACTTCGGCTGGCACTATTATCAACAAAGCCAATCACACGTTGCCAAACAGGCACCCGCACCGCTTCCCGTCTTCATGGCATTGGATCCGTTTACGGTTAATCTGTTGGGCAATGACGATGATAGCGATCGCGTCCTGTACGTCGGCATCACCTTGCGTCTGCCGAACGAGCTGACGCGCAAGCGTCTAAACGACTACCTGCCCGAAGTTCGCAGCCGTTTACTACTGCTGCTCTCACGCCAACAGGCCTCCGCATTGGCGACCGAGCAGGGCAAGAAGGCATTGATGGACGAGATTAAAGCCACCCTGCGCGCGCCAGTCATCAACGGCCAAGCCGGCCAAGTGGTCAATGATGTCATGTTCACAGCGTTCATCCTGCGGTAA
- a CDS encoding flagellar hook-length control protein FliK — protein sequence MTTPVAITLTSLGAQSDSPTATTPAVDGSPFADILALLSQPGDKQALLQNLQASLDGDAKGPQSALLGRLSQLDAQQRQTLLEQLRTATPDGVTPLPDTPLALLQTPPMATDTPRSPDVDQAGAQQAIAALLAMLPARADAPRPLTAEAGVSQHDDLARLLTPRQGAHDASLSHLLETARGDEHSAVRASDFTPLLQAKTSPTTPGINSVDTGSTLISLDAPNRRALSHEGQTPTSAQAITPTALHHSVNMTPATPSVNAAPLASPATASAPLLSAPLGSNEWQQALGQQVLMFTRNGQHQAELRLHPQDLGAIQISLRLDDNQAQLHMAAAHSQVRAALEAALPHLRTALAESGIQLGQSSIGGEAQSQWNGGQQQRQESASGAVFSLADNAAPAPLDPAAPTVVRRHLGAVDISV from the coding sequence ATGACAACGCCCGTGGCCATCACGCTTACCTCGCTCGGCGCCCAGTCGGATAGCCCGACGGCGACGACGCCAGCCGTCGATGGCTCCCCGTTTGCCGATATCCTGGCGCTGCTCAGCCAACCGGGAGATAAGCAGGCGCTACTCCAAAACCTGCAAGCCTCGCTCGACGGCGACGCCAAAGGCCCCCAATCGGCCTTGCTCGGCCGCCTCTCACAGTTAGATGCACAGCAGCGTCAGACGCTGCTTGAACAGTTGCGTACCGCGACGCCGGACGGTGTCACCCCCTTGCCCGATACCCCCCTTGCCCTGCTGCAGACGCCACCCATGGCGACGGACACCCCTCGCTCTCCCGACGTGGACCAGGCCGGTGCACAGCAAGCCATCGCCGCCTTGCTAGCCATGCTGCCGGCGCGCGCTGACGCACCGCGCCCGTTAACGGCAGAGGCGGGCGTGAGCCAACATGATGATCTGGCGCGTCTGCTCACCCCCCGCCAAGGAGCGCATGATGCCTCGCTGAGTCATCTGCTGGAGACGGCGCGCGGCGATGAACATAGCGCGGTACGCGCGAGCGACTTCACCCCGCTGCTGCAAGCCAAGACCTCCCCCACGACGCCGGGGATCAATAGCGTCGACACCGGCAGCACCCTGATCAGCCTGGATGCCCCGAACCGCCGCGCGCTGAGCCATGAGGGGCAGACGCCCACTAGCGCGCAGGCCATCACGCCGACGGCGCTACACCACAGCGTGAACATGACACCGGCCACGCCGTCGGTGAATGCCGCGCCGCTGGCCTCACCCGCCACCGCCAGCGCCCCCCTGCTCAGTGCGCCATTGGGGAGCAATGAGTGGCAACAGGCGCTCGGCCAACAGGTGTTGATGTTTACCCGCAACGGGCAACATCAAGCCGAACTGCGCCTACACCCGCAGGATCTCGGCGCGATACAGATCAGTCTGCGTCTGGACGATAATCAGGCTCAGTTGCACATGGCCGCCGCCCATAGCCAAGTCCGAGCCGCCTTGGAGGCGGCCCTGCCTCACCTGCGCACCGCGCTGGCGGAAAGCGGCATCCAACTGGGGCAGAGCAGCATCGGTGGCGAGGCGCAATCCCAATGGAACGGCGGCCAACAGCAGCGCCAAGAGTCGGCGTCCGGTGCCGTCTTCAGCCTGGCCGACAACGCGGCCCCGGCCCCGTTGGATCCGGCGGCGCCCACCGTCGTACGCCGCCATCTGGGTGCCGTCGACATCAGCGTGTAG
- the fliJ gene encoding flagellar export protein FliJ, translated as MSSALNTLRELAQQDVDQATRALGHARQACQQAQQQLEMLLNYQDEYRQRLNRGMSGGIAAASWYNYQQFILTLEQAIEQHRGQLAQCRTRLESATHSWQQKHQRLNAFSTLHERAEAQRQSILNKQDQKRMDEYAQRASLRREKS; from the coding sequence ATGTCATCAGCATTAAATACCCTGCGCGAACTGGCGCAACAGGATGTCGATCAGGCGACTCGCGCCCTGGGCCATGCCCGTCAGGCATGCCAGCAGGCTCAGCAACAACTGGAGATGTTGCTGAACTACCAGGATGAGTACCGCCAGCGTCTGAATCGCGGGATGAGCGGCGGTATCGCGGCGGCCAGTTGGTATAACTACCAGCAGTTTATCCTGACGCTGGAGCAGGCCATCGAGCAGCATCGCGGTCAACTGGCCCAATGCCGCACCCGCCTGGAGAGCGCGACACATAGCTGGCAACAGAAACACCAGCGTCTCAACGCCTTCAGCACCTTGCACGAACGCGCCGAGGCGCAGCGCCAGAGCATACTGAACAAACAAGATCAAAAACGGATGGATGAGTACGCTCAGCGTGCCAGCCTGAGGAGAGAAAAATCATGA
- the fliI gene encoding flagellar protein export ATPase FliI, translated as MSSRLDTWLGALATLERRIPTLPEARRYGKLTRATGLVLEATGLQLPIGATCRVERHDGQQIIDVEAEVVGFNGRQLFLMPLEEVDGIVPGARVWAPAAALHSGKQLPLGPALLGRVLDGSARPLDGLPPPDESDHGGLSSQPFNPLQRTPITQVLDVGVRAINALLTVGRGQRMGLFAGSGVGKSVLLGMMARYTQADVIVVGLIGERGREVKDFIENILGEEGRKRSVVIAAPADVSPLLRMQGAAYATRIAEDFRDRGQHVLLIMDSLTRYAMAQREIALAIGEPPATKGYPPSVFAKLPALVERAGNGISGGGSITAFYTVLTEGDDQQDPIADSARAILDGHVVLSRRLAEAGHYPAIDIEASISRAMTSLIDEAHYARVRRFKQLLSSYQRNRDLISVGAYARGSDPLLDQAIALYPQLEAFLQQGIFERSDYAQACNALQALFTE; from the coding sequence ATGAGTAGCCGGCTCGACACCTGGCTCGGCGCCTTGGCGACCCTCGAGCGCCGCATCCCTACCCTACCGGAGGCGCGACGCTACGGTAAGTTGACCCGCGCCACCGGCCTGGTGCTGGAGGCGACCGGACTCCAGTTGCCGATCGGCGCCACCTGCCGCGTCGAACGCCACGACGGTCAGCAAATCATCGATGTCGAGGCTGAGGTCGTCGGCTTTAATGGTCGCCAACTGTTTCTGATGCCGCTGGAAGAGGTCGACGGCATCGTTCCCGGCGCTCGCGTCTGGGCCCCCGCCGCCGCCCTGCACAGCGGCAAGCAGTTACCCCTCGGCCCGGCCTTGCTCGGGCGGGTACTCGACGGCAGCGCGCGTCCCTTGGATGGATTACCGCCGCCCGACGAGAGCGACCATGGCGGGCTCAGCAGCCAGCCCTTCAACCCGTTACAACGCACACCCATCACCCAGGTCTTGGACGTCGGCGTGCGAGCGATCAACGCCCTGCTGACGGTAGGGCGTGGCCAGCGTATGGGGTTATTCGCCGGCTCCGGGGTCGGTAAGAGTGTGCTGCTGGGCATGATGGCACGCTACACCCAGGCCGACGTGATCGTGGTCGGCTTGATCGGCGAACGTGGTCGAGAGGTGAAAGACTTCATCGAAAATATCCTCGGTGAAGAGGGACGTAAACGCTCGGTGGTGATTGCCGCCCCGGCGGATGTCTCGCCGTTACTGCGCATGCAAGGTGCCGCCTACGCCACGCGTATCGCCGAAGACTTCCGCGATCGCGGCCAGCATGTCCTGCTGATCATGGACTCCCTGACCCGCTACGCCATGGCACAACGCGAGATCGCCCTGGCGATCGGCGAACCGCCGGCGACCAAGGGTTACCCGCCCTCGGTCTTCGCCAAACTGCCCGCCCTGGTCGAGCGTGCCGGTAACGGTATCAGCGGTGGCGGCTCGATCACCGCCTTCTATACCGTACTGACCGAGGGGGACGACCAACAAGATCCCATCGCCGACTCGGCGCGCGCCATCCTCGATGGTCATGTGGTGCTATCGCGCCGCCTGGCCGAGGCGGGTCACTACCCAGCCATCGACATTGAGGCCTCGATCAGCCGCGCCATGACCTCGCTGATCGATGAGGCGCACTACGCCCGGGTTCGTCGCTTCAAGCAGCTACTCTCCAGTTATCAGCGCAACCGGGATCTGATCAGCGTCGGCGCCTATGCGCGCGGGAGCGATCCCCTACTGGATCAGGCCATCGCGCTCTATCCGCAGCTCGAGGCTTTCCTGCAACAGGGCATTTTTGAACGCAGCGACTACGCACAAGCCTGTAACGCGCTACAGGCACTGTTTACTGAGTGA
- the fliH gene encoding flagellar assembly protein FliH, whose translation MSNSPFRKQVLAKDSPEARDPRWQRWEMRDFAAPRRPLRARNEANAAEDTNAAAQAQAAATQAELERLRHDAQQQGLQIGLQQGEKQGYDAGFQQGLAEGRTQGMQQALAEQQPLLDSWRTLSGEFQRSLNSLDGVIAARLMQLALTAAKQIIGQTPLCDASGVLQQIQQLIQQEPLFSGNLQLRVNPQDLPLVQQHLGVQLEQQGWKLLADTQLHRGGCKISAEGGELDASIATRWQELCKLAAPELPL comes from the coding sequence ATGTCTAACTCTCCCTTTCGTAAGCAGGTCCTCGCCAAAGACAGCCCGGAGGCTCGCGATCCGCGTTGGCAACGCTGGGAGATGCGCGACTTCGCTGCGCCGCGTCGTCCGTTACGCGCCCGTAACGAAGCCAATGCGGCCGAGGATACCAACGCCGCCGCCCAGGCGCAGGCCGCCGCAACCCAGGCTGAGCTGGAGCGTCTGCGCCACGACGCCCAACAGCAGGGGTTACAGATCGGCCTGCAACAAGGCGAGAAACAGGGCTACGACGCCGGTTTTCAGCAGGGACTGGCCGAGGGACGCACCCAGGGCATGCAGCAGGCGCTGGCCGAGCAGCAACCGCTGCTGGACAGCTGGCGCACACTCTCCGGCGAGTTTCAACGCTCCCTTAACTCCTTGGATGGCGTCATCGCCGCGCGCCTGATGCAGCTGGCGTTGACCGCCGCCAAGCAGATCATCGGCCAGACACCGCTGTGCGATGCCAGCGGTGTCCTGCAACAGATCCAGCAGTTGATCCAGCAGGAGCCGCTGTTCAGCGGTAACCTCCAGCTGCGCGTCAACCCCCAGGATCTGCCGCTGGTGCAGCAGCATCTCGGGGTGCAGTTGGAGCAACAGGGCTGGAAGCTGCTGGCCGATACCCAATTGCATCGCGGCGGCTGCAAGATCAGTGCCGAGGGCGGCGAGCTGGACGCCAGCATCGCCACCCGCTGGCAGGAGCTGTGTAAGCTGGCCGCGCCGGAGCTGCCGCTATGA
- the fliG gene encoding flagellar motor switch protein FliG gives MSLTATEKSAVLLMTIGEDRAAEVFKHLSTREVQQLSSTMAGMRQVSHQQLSEVLNEFQDEAEQFAALSVNAGDYLRSVLVKALGEERAASLLEDILESRDTANGIETLNFMEPQAAADIIREEHPQIIATILVHLKRAQAADILAHFDERQRNDVMLRIATFGGVQPTALQELTDVLNNLLDGQNLKRSKLGGVRTAAEIINLMKSQQEESVIDAMRSHDGELAQKIIDEMFLFENLVDVDDRSIQRILQEVENESLLIALKGADEALREKFMRNMSQRAADILRDDLATRGPVRLSLVEAEQKSILLIVRRLAESGEIVIGGGEDTYV, from the coding sequence ATGAGCCTGACTGCGACCGAAAAAAGCGCGGTATTATTGATGACCATCGGCGAAGACCGCGCCGCCGAAGTGTTTAAACACCTCTCGACCCGAGAGGTACAACAACTCAGTAGTACCATGGCCGGGATGCGCCAGGTCTCGCATCAGCAACTGAGTGAGGTGTTGAATGAGTTTCAGGATGAGGCCGAGCAGTTCGCCGCCCTGAGCGTCAATGCTGGCGACTACCTGCGTTCGGTGCTGGTCAAGGCACTGGGCGAAGAGCGCGCCGCCAGCTTGCTGGAAGACATCCTGGAGTCACGCGATACCGCCAACGGCATCGAAACCCTCAACTTTATGGAGCCGCAGGCGGCCGCCGATATCATCCGCGAGGAACACCCGCAGATTATCGCCACCATCCTGGTGCACCTGAAGCGCGCCCAGGCGGCGGATATCCTGGCGCACTTCGACGAGCGCCAGCGTAACGACGTCATGCTGCGTATCGCCACCTTCGGCGGGGTGCAGCCGACGGCGCTCCAGGAGCTGACCGACGTGCTGAATAACCTGCTCGACGGCCAGAATCTCAAGCGCAGCAAGCTGGGGGGCGTACGTACCGCCGCCGAGATCATCAACCTGATGAAGAGTCAGCAGGAAGAGTCGGTCATCGACGCCATGCGCAGCCACGACGGCGAACTGGCGCAGAAGATCATCGACGAGATGTTCCTGTTCGAGAATCTGGTGGATGTCGACGACCGCAGCATCCAACGTATCCTGCAGGAAGTGGAGAACGAGTCGCTACTGATCGCCTTGAAGGGGGCGGACGAGGCCTTGCGCGAGAAGTTTATGCGCAACATGTCTCAGCGTGCCGCCGATATCCTGCGCGACGATCTGGCCACCCGTGGCCCGGTACGCCTGTCGCTGGTCGAGGCCGAGCAGAAGTCCATCCTGCTGATCGTCCGCCGTCTGGCGGAGAGCGGCGAGATCGTCATCGGCGGTGGCGAGGATACCTATGTCTAA